The genomic segment ATGGAAGGGGTGAACACCTCCGACGCATCGACAAAGACTCCGCCGTCGTTGCGGTAGAGTCTGGTCGGTCGCGGGAACTCCTCTCCGCCGACCAGGAGATCCGGGTCTCCGTCGTCGTCGTAGTCTCCCCAGATTCCCCCGACGGTGCCGTCGAACTCCTCCAGTCCGCTCCCGTCCGACACATCCACAAACGAGAACCCTCCGCGATTCCGAAAGAGAGCGTTGCCGTAATTCTCGGACGGGGCGGCTCCAGTCCACAGGTCCGGAAGACCGTCGCCATCGTAGTCGGCGGCGGACACGGCCCGGGTCCGCGTGGGCGGGGAGTCCGCGCCTCCCGCGTCGGGAACCGGAGTGAAGGCTCCGTCGCCCTCGTTCACATACAGTTCGTTGGCCTCCGGGCTGCTTCCTCCGCCCCCTCCGTGGGTGTAGAAGATGTCAGGCAGGGGGCTGCCGTCCAGAGGCAGAGCCACGGCGCCATGCCGGTCCATCGGGCCGACCCAGGGCAGTGGATGCAAGAGGCGGGAGAAGACGCCAGTACCGTCGTTCCAGTAGAGAATGGGGGAGTAGAAGTGGTGTCCGGCGCAGAGATCCAGGTCTCCGTCGAGATCGAGGTCCGAAAGGAAAGCTCCCCAGGTCGGCTGCGTCCAGTTCAGCCCGGACGAAACCGTCTCATCGAAAAAGACGGCCCCGGCCGGGCAGCCGCCGAGGGCGATCCATAGGGCCGCACCGACGGCCAGGAAGTGTGGAATGATTGAATGACGCAACGGATGCCCCACAGAGGAGAATGTTCACGGCGAGTTTATCAAATGTGGGGGTCGGACCTCAAGCGGCTCGGCGCGCGCCCGGGGGAGGCTCCGGCCGGAGTTGACAAGCCCTCCTGTGGGAAGTACCTTGCGTGGGCTGTAACCGATTGAAACTCAATGTGTTCCGGACTCCGCACTCCGGAGTTCCGGTCGTTCCCGGAGAGGGCAGGTCATGATTACCGTCACAGAGGTTGCGTCGGGAAAGATGAAGGAGATTCTCCAGGAGGAAGATCAGGCTGAAAAGGGCATTCGGATCTTCGTGGAGGGCGGCGGGTGCTCCGGTTTCCAGTACGGATTTGCCTTCGACGACGCCAAGGAAGCGGATTTCAAGCTGGAAATGCCCGGCGGTTTCGAAGTGCTCGTGGATGCGTTCAGCATGAACTACCTGAAGGGTGCCACGGTGGATTATGTGGAGACGCTGGAGGCATCCGGCTTCAAGATCACCAACCCCAACGCCACCGGAACCTGCGGTTGCGGGCAGTCGTTCGACAGCTGACGCAGGGCTTCGCGCCACGGGGCGCGGGACCGGGAGAGGCTACCCGGTAGAAAGGGCCCCCGCCTGATCGGCGGAGGCCCTTTTCTTGCGCGTGGCACCTTGTCTATCTCCATGCCCAGTGTCCGCGTACCCGGATGCGGCACCCGGGGGCGACGCGCTTCCAGTGTCCCGGAACCCACACCCTGTGATGGCGCGGGGCTCTCGGTCCGGCGACGACCACGACCCGAGCCGGAGCCGGTCGAGGAGTCCGGATGACAAGCCTCCCCCGAACCCGTGCGGATGCGTCAGTCGGGGCGGCGAGTCCGGCGGAGAGAAGGGCGGCGGTGAGAAGTGCGGGAGCGATGAGTCCGGACAGCGTCTTCATGAGGGTCTCCTTATGGCCGAATCTCCGGCCTGTGTGGGTTGCCCGGCGATACCGCAATGCGTGTGCCAATTGCACGCATTGCGGCGTGATCACCCGCAAGTGTCTGTGTCGACACGGGTTCGGTCCCAGATGGCTGGCCCGTGCCGCCCTCCTTCCTGACGGACCTCTGCGTACATGTTGGACCCCTGCGGCCATGTCCGGCATGATCGACGACGACTGACTCCGGAGGATCGCCTGTGTCGCCCCCTGACTCGGAACAGACTCGCCGCTACGCCCGGCACCTTGTCCTGCCGGAGGTGGGGCGCGAAGGGCAGGAGGCGCTGGGGCGTGCGCGGGTTCTCTGCGTGGGCGCGGGGGGATTGGGTTCGCCGCTTGCGCTTTATCTTGCCGCGGCCGGCATCGGGACGCTGGGGATCATCGATCACGATCGCGTGGACGAAACCAATCTCCAGCGGCAGGTGATTCACGGAACGCCGGATATCGGGCTCCTCAAGACGGACTCCGCCGCATCTGCGATTGACCGCATCAACCCCGGCGTCCGGGTAGTTCGCTATCCGGAACGACTGGATGCATCCAATGTGCTGGAGATTCTTGCCGACTACGATCTGGTGGCGGACGGCACGGACAACTTCCCCACTCGGTATCTGGTGAACGATGCCTGCGTGCTCGCAGGCAAGGCGAATGTCTACGGTTCCGTGTTTCGATTCGAAGGCCAGGCGGCCGTCTTCTGCGACCCGGACGGCCCCTGCTACCGCTGCCTCTACCCGCAACCGCCTCCGCCGGGAATGGTGCCCGACTGTGCGACGGGTGGGGTCCTCGGCGTGCTCCCCGGGCTGATCGGGATGATCCAGGCGACAGAGGTGGTCAAGCGCGTGATCGGAATCGGGGAGCCACTTGTGGGACGGCTCATTCTATACGACGCCCTCTCCATGACCTTTCGCGACATGAAGATTCGCCGGGACCCGGGTTGCCCCGTCTGCGGAAAGTCCCCACGGATCACCCGGGCGGAGGATCTGGCGGACGCCTGCGGGGCCGGCGCTGAATCCCCCTCGGCTGGACCGGACACGGACCTGTCGGTGGAGGAAGTCTCCCGGAGGCTGGAGAGCGGGGAGGATCTGGTTCTGCTGGATGTCCGGATGCCGGAAGAGTGCGGCATCTGCTCGCTGCCGGGTGCGGTGGCCATTCCGCTTCCGCATCTCACGGAGAGGGTCGGGGAACTGGACCCCGCGCGTGAGGTGATCGTCTATTGCCATGTGGGAATCCGGTCCGCGCACGCCGCTGGAATCCTGCGAAGTGCCGGTTTCCGGAAGGTGTGGAATCTTGCCGGCGGGATCGATGCCTGGTCGGACCGGGTGGACGCGACGATCCCGCGCTACTGAGGGAGTGGGCTAGTCTTCCTGTTCGGAGCAGGGGTTTTCCCCGGTCGCGAAGTTGAGGCGGCACCGGCCACCCTCGTACGGAATCACTCCGGAACCGGACCCGTCGAGTTCCAGAGTGAAGGGGAGGATCGTCTCCCCGAACAGGAACGCTCCCATCTCCATCTCTCCCGACGGCCATTGGCCGACCGCGCCCGCGCTGTAGGAGAAGGTCAGATCGAGTTCGTGAATCCAGGAGTAGAGGAGGTTGGTGTCTTCCATCCGGAGAGTCCCTTGAGTCCGGATGCCCGTTCCCGTTTCGGAGGGTCGGCAGCGAATCCCCCCGGAGTCCCAGAGCGTGGGGTGCGCGGACATCGTAAAGGTGCGCCCGAGAGAATCAGGGAGCGTCAGAATGAGTTCCGGCACGGACAGAGTCCAGGAGGGGACCGGGGATGTCTCTTCCACCGTGTAGGACATGGATCCGTCCACGGTGTAGCGGATCCACTCTCCGCAGAGAAGCTTTGCATCTTCGAACGAGGCCTCTCCGGTGGACGGATGCAGCACCCAACTGCCAGCGGGCTCTTCGCAGGTGGTTCCCGTGATGGGGGCGGATGATCCTTCCTCCATGCGGGAAAGAAGCGACTCAGCGAGCGAGTTCTGGAACTGCAGGAAGTCCAGGGCCACGCGGGACGCCAGGAAGATGTCGTCCGAATCCAGCCTGCCGGTCCCGGGATCCGCCAGCGATCCTCGATCGTCTTTGCAGGAAGCGAGCGGCAGCGCCACGAGAAGCACGGCGACTGGTGCGAAGCGACGGAAGAACTGGCGATCACGCGACATTCTGGACCCCTCCAGAAAGAAGAATCGGCCGGGAGAGGGAATCTCCGGACCCGGTGACAGACCCGCCTACATCTAGCAGAAGGAGGGCGGAATGTCCAGCGTGAGCCCATCCATCACGGGGCACGGAAGAAGAGCGTGCCTCCCAGATCGATCCACTTGATCGTGACTCGCCCCGCGATCCCGGTCTCTTCACGAGCGCCGATGTTGAACATCTCCTCGAAGACCACCCCGCCCTTGAAAGTCCGATCCTCCGCGATCAGGAAGTCGAGGAACAGAAGGACCGAGGAGTCCTCATTCCCGACGAGGACATCCGCTCCGTCGGAATAGAGGACATAGGCGGCTTTCCCTTCGCGGCCCTTGCTGCGGATCACCTCAGGAAGGACCTTGTCCCTGCGAACATGGAACTCCGTGAGCGTCGTGGGAGATCCGATGAACCGGCGAAGCTTCCTGGTATTGGACGCCTCGGTCTCGCAGAGATGGACATCGGAGAGGAACTCATCGAAAGGAACTTCCGCATGGCCCAGCAGTTCCGGAAGCCGGAGCTGCACTTTGGTTTCTTCGGAGAAGAGTTCGACGACTTCCTTGCCGTTGTAGATCCGATCCAGGACGAGGTGCGTTCGCGGCTGCTTCCTCTTGCGGACACCCAGCATGGTGCCTCGCTTGACATGTTCGCGGAGGTTCTTCTTGAGGTCCGGTCCCATCATGACCAGGAAAATGTTGCCATCGCGGACGAGTGCCGTGTTCTTCCGGGCGGCGGCGATCTTGGGGACAGGAATGCGATAGGTGTGGGTGCTGCTTTGCACCTGGCCCTTCATCATCTCCTCAAGAGACGCTTCCTTGTACGGATCCTGAAAAGACTCACAGCCCACCAGGGCGAAGGCAACCAACAGGGACGGAATCAGGATACGCAGGGGCTTCATCATGGGACCACCTCTCACCGACCGGAGTGAACTCGAAGGAGGGTCCGCTCCCTCCCGACGACCAATGTTCCCTGTTCGCGGCTTTTCGGCAAGCCCTGCGTTGGGGTAGGATGGACTGGTTCACCCACCCGGAGGAATCCATGCCTGATCTTACGACCGAGTTTGCCGGAGTGGTCTCCCCAAACCCCTTCTGGCTGGCATCTGCCCCGCCCACGAATATGGGGTCCATGGTGTCTCGCGCATTCGACCAGGGCTGGGGGGGGGCGGTCTGGAAGACCCTGGGAGACCCCATCGTGAATGTCTCGTCGCGGCTTGCGGCCAGCGACTACGGTCCGCTTCGCATGATGGCGCTGAACAACATCGAACTCATCACGGACCGTTCGGTGGAGACGAATCTCCGGGAAATCGCCGAGGTGAAGAAGGCCTGGCCGGACCGGGCCGTCATCGTGTCGGTGATGGTCAATCCCGAGCGGGAAGCATGGCACGAGATGGTGGAGCGCGTGGGGGATACCGGGGCGGATGGCGTGGAACTCAACTTCGGCTGTCCGCACGGGATGAGCGAGCGCGGTATGGGCTCCGCGATCGGGCAGGTTCCCGAGTACACGAAAATGATCACCGAGTGGGTCGCGGAAAAGGCCGCGGATGTGAAGAAAGACCGGCCCTTTGCGGTGATCGTGAAGCTGACGCCGAATGTGACGGATGTTGTGCACATTGCGCGTGCGGCGCGCGAGGGGGGCGCGGATGCGGTGGCGCTCATCAACACCATCAACAGCATCATGAGTGTGGATCTGGACACGATGGTTCCCGCGCCGAATGTGAACGGCAAGGCGGCGCACGGTGGCCTCTGCGGTCCGGCGGTGAAGCCGATCGCGCTTCACATGGTCAGTTCCATCGCGCGGGATCCGGGCTGGGACTTGCCGATCTCCGGAATCGGGGGGATTGCTGACTGGCGGGACGCCGCCGAGTTCCTCGCGCTGGGCGCGACCAATGTTCAGGTCTGCACGGCAGTCATGCACTTCGGATACCGGATTGTCGAGGAGATGACTGAAGGGCTGGAGGACTATCTCACGGAAAAGGGACTCGCCTCCGTTTCAGAGATGGTCGGCGCCGCCAACGGGCAGGTCGTGGACTGGGGGGATCTGGATCTCGGCTATCAGATTGTGGCGCGGGTTCATCCGGAGAAGTGCATCCGCTGCAACCTTTGCCATGTGGCCTGTCGCGACGGCGCCCATCAGAGTATCGAACTGGTGTCCGCGGAGACCGGGGCCATCGTCCGTGATCGTCAGGGGGTCGGAGAGGAACCCGCCCCGGATGCCCGGGTTTACCCGCGCGTCGTGGACGATGAGTGTGTGGGATGCAACCTGTGTTCGCTGGTGTGCCCGGAACCGGGGGCGATCACGATGGAGCGCGTGGACGACGGCTCCCGTTCGATCACCTGGCGGGAGTGGACGGAGCGCGGACTCCCGGTGGTGCCCAAGCCCTGACGCTACTGGATGTATCCGAGTGCGCGGAGTTCCTCTCGGATTCTCTCGTCGGCGTCGGTCGCGATTCCTTCCGTCGTTGCGCTGTCCCGGGCGCCGTAGCTCTCCACCATGCGCACCCCGTGTTCCTCAGCCCAGGCTTCTGTGAAGAGATCGGTCAGCACCACGCCCTCCATGTCGGCGGCAGCTGGCGCGCCCAGGAGGTGGAGGATCGTCGGAGTCAGGTCGACCGCCCGCGCCCCGCGGACCCACCCGCCCTTTCGAAAGGGAGGCCCCGCCGCCAGCAGGAACCCGTCCATGGCGTGATCGCCGGAGTGCCCGCTCGGGACGATCGCGCTTCCCGCAGGGAGTCGCCCGTTGCCCAGAGAGAGGGCGGCCCCGGCCAGTCCCCGGTGGAATCGGGCCAGAAGGAATGGCCCGTCCTCATCGCGTCCTGTCGAGAGTCGGCGGAAAACCGCCCCCCCCGCATCGGTGCGTGCCTTGCTCAGCGTTCGCTTTGCCTCTTCCAGCGCCACTTTCCCGTTCGCGGCGGCCCTGCCCGGGCGCAACCGTCGCACGGGGTCGGTGAAACGGTCTGCGTTCGGATCGAAGACCCGGCTGGCCCGCTCATCCACGCTCCCCGGTTCTCCCGGCAGCGAAACAGCCAACCCGGCCGCCGCGAGCAGGTGGTTCATGTGGTAGGCGGTGTCGCGTTCGTTGTTTGCGAGGAATCCGTGATCGGACAGGATGACGATGCTGGTGCGCGGATCCACCATCGCGATCACCTCGCCCACGAGTTCATCGGCGAAGTCGTAGTACCGGTCGATGACCGGAGCGAGGGCACGGACTTCGTCGTCGGCCATGGTGCCGTAGAGCGTTTCGGAGAGCCCCCGCCGCCCGCGTTCCGCCATGCGGTACTTCCAGAAGAGGTGCTGCGTATTGTCGGTGCCGCGGAAGTAGAGTGCGGTCAGGTCCGGTTGTTCTTCGCGAAGGAGAAGCCGCGCGGACTCCAGCGTGAAGAGATCATGGCGCACCACCCGATCGAGCACATCCACGGCACGACGGGTCGGCCCCCATTGCTCGCGCCGGAACACCTCCAGCGAATCGCCGACTTGTGTGAACCTCCCGATGCCGCGCCACGGATGGGTGTCCAGCGTCTGGCGCACCGAATCCACCGCCGCCGTGAGGTGCGCGGGATACACGCGGTCCGACAGGCCGTCGAAGTCCGCCCGGTCGGAGACAATCGTGCCCGCCACCTCCTCCGCAGGCCACGACACATACCAGTTCACGAACGCCACCGTGTAGTCCGCCGGCGCGGCGATGTTCCACAGCGCGGGAACTCGTCGCATCCGGCCTGACACCGGAATGGCCTCACCATCGCGCCGCGTGACAAAGTCCCGAATGCCGTGCGTGGTCGGGAGCATTCCCGTCACGACCGAGGTCCACACCACGGGCGACTTCGGCGTGCGGATGGAACGCAGCGGGCCGGTCGTTCCGTCGCGCAGGAGTCGCGCGAAGTTCGGCAGGCGCCCTTCGGCGATGCCCTCGTCGAGGAGGCCTCGCTCGATTCCGTCGATCGCGAGAATCAGGACGCGCTCGTCGCTGCCCGATCGGGCCGCGCTGGCGACGGTCTCCGCGTCCGGGCGGCGAGGTCCCGGAAGCG from the Gemmatimonadota bacterium genome contains:
- the erpA gene encoding iron-sulfur cluster insertion protein ErpA; amino-acid sequence: MITVTEVASGKMKEILQEEDQAEKGIRIFVEGGGCSGFQYGFAFDDAKEADFKLEMPGGFEVLVDAFSMNYLKGATVDYVETLEASGFKITNPNATGTCGCGQSFDS
- the moeB gene encoding molybdopterin-synthase adenylyltransferase MoeB, which produces MSPPDSEQTRRYARHLVLPEVGREGQEALGRARVLCVGAGGLGSPLALYLAAAGIGTLGIIDHDRVDETNLQRQVIHGTPDIGLLKTDSAASAIDRINPGVRVVRYPERLDASNVLEILADYDLVADGTDNFPTRYLVNDACVLAGKANVYGSVFRFEGQAAVFCDPDGPCYRCLYPQPPPPGMVPDCATGGVLGVLPGLIGMIQATEVVKRVIGIGEPLVGRLILYDALSMTFRDMKIRRDPGCPVCGKSPRITRAEDLADACGAGAESPSAGPDTDLSVEEVSRRLESGEDLVLLDVRMPEECGICSLPGAVAIPLPHLTERVGELDPAREVIVYCHVGIRSAHAAGILRSAGFRKVWNLAGGIDAWSDRVDATIPRY
- the preA gene encoding NAD-dependent dihydropyrimidine dehydrogenase subunit PreA encodes the protein MPDLTTEFAGVVSPNPFWLASAPPTNMGSMVSRAFDQGWGGAVWKTLGDPIVNVSSRLAASDYGPLRMMALNNIELITDRSVETNLREIAEVKKAWPDRAVIVSVMVNPEREAWHEMVERVGDTGADGVELNFGCPHGMSERGMGSAIGQVPEYTKMITEWVAEKAADVKKDRPFAVIVKLTPNVTDVVHIARAAREGGADAVALINTINSIMSVDLDTMVPAPNVNGKAAHGGLCGPAVKPIALHMVSSIARDPGWDLPISGIGGIADWRDAAEFLALGATNVQVCTAVMHFGYRIVEEMTEGLEDYLTEKGLASVSEMVGAANGQVVDWGDLDLGYQIVARVHPEKCIRCNLCHVACRDGAHQSIELVSAETGAIVRDRQGVGEEPAPDARVYPRVVDDECVGCNLCSLVCPEPGAITMERVDDGSRSITWREWTERGLPVVPKP
- a CDS encoding alkaline phosphatase family protein encodes the protein MSDARLPAREIDRARAAIEGFLAGIGAGAVFAAAERSRDLHVWADLLNFAFRRLRPLLSEPTLTHLDTAAMGTAAYVAMHALVGAAAGAALATLARGKLRAGLARAAAIASVLAAIDAAAFGRLWLHRGLPAAPGLWIVLAAASGAFAVAWVSARVSRVAPPQVLRALAFGLPAMALLLLAGMATTSLPGPRRPDAETVASAARSGSDERVLILAIDGIERGLLDEGIAEGRLPNFARLLRDGTTGPLRSIRTPKSPVVWTSVVTGMLPTTHGIRDFVTRRDGEAIPVSGRMRRVPALWNIAAPADYTVAFVNWYVSWPAEEVAGTIVSDRADFDGLSDRVYPAHLTAAVDSVRQTLDTHPWRGIGRFTQVGDSLEVFRREQWGPTRRAVDVLDRVVRHDLFTLESARLLLREEQPDLTALYFRGTDNTQHLFWKYRMAERGRRGLSETLYGTMADDEVRALAPVIDRYYDFADELVGEVIAMVDPRTSIVILSDHGFLANNERDTAYHMNHLLAAAGLAVSLPGEPGSVDERASRVFDPNADRFTDPVRRLRPGRAAANGKVALEEAKRTLSKARTDAGGAVFRRLSTGRDEDGPFLLARFHRGLAGAALSLGNGRLPAGSAIVPSGHSGDHAMDGFLLAAGPPFRKGGWVRGARAVDLTPTILHLLGAPAAADMEGVVLTDLFTEAWAEEHGVRMVESYGARDSATTEGIATDADERIREELRALGYIQ